DNA from Pseudomonas putida:
TGCCGTTCTCCATGATCTGGTCGGCGTAGCCGGCGTTGTAGGAGCCGGTGGCGCTCTGGCTGATGTCGCTGGTGCTGGAGTCCTGCACGGCGAGGTGGTTGTGGCCCTGGCCGGTCTGGTCCTGGGTGACCGAGGCGTAGGGGGCGACGGCCTGCAGGACTTCGGCGATGTTCGCCTTGCCCTGCTGGTTCTGAGTCGAGGTGCTGTCATCGGCCATGACCTGGCCGGCGATCGCCAGGACAACGGCGGCGCTTAAGGGAGCGAGCTTGAACATGGTGGTGCCTCCAGGTCTAACGGTATTGAGTGATCTGAACATGTTGGCCATTGCCAGCCTGGGTCACGGCGCTGGTCAGCCCCGTGCCGCTCTGCTGGATGCTGGCGGTGTTGTAGTTGCCGAACTGCTCGATCGACGCGCTGTTGTTGCTACCGCTCTGGCGGATGGCAGCGTTGTTGCCCTGGCCCTGTTGCACGATCGAGGCCATCAGGTCGCTGCCTTCCTGCAGGATGTACGCCTCCTGCGCCCCCCCGGCCTGGACGATCCGGCCCAGCAGGGCCTGACCGTTCTGGTCGAGGGCGGCGCGGTTGCCCGAACCTTGCTGCTCGATGACCGCCATCTGGCCGGCACCTGCCGGGATCAGACGCACGATCACCGGTTCTCCCAGGTCGTTGCCGAGCGCAAGGTCGGCGTTGTCCATCAGGTCGTCGGCCCAGCTGGGCTGGAGGGCCTGGCCCGCCAGGGCCAGGCAGAGCAGCAGTGGATTCAGGCGTTTCATGGCGGCCTCCCGGGCTTACTGCAGCCTGACCGGCACGGTGCGAACAGTGCCTTGGCTGGTACGGATGGTCGCTGACGGCGTGGCGGTCGGTACCAGGGTGGTGCTGTTGCTCACGATCACCCGCCAGCGTCCGGTCAGTGGTACTGCGGTGCTGCCCAGGGTCACCAGACCGTTACGGGTGGTCACCTGCACCGTGACGGTGTTGCCGGTGGTCACCGAGGACGTGCCGCTGATGTCCCAGTTGTAACGGTTGTTGGAACGTGCGGTGACGGTTGCCGCGGTGACCGTGAGGGTCTCGGTCGGCGGCTTGGGCGACACTTGCACGGTGACGGTGCCATTGCCGGATAGCGCGCCGATCGAGTCACGCGCCACGTAGGTGAACGTGGTGGTGAACGGCGCGGTGACCGTGGCCGGTGGCGTGTAGGTAACCGTGGTGCCGTTGTGGCTGACCGTGCCGCGACCGACCGGAGGCTGAGTGACACTGGCCACGGCCAGCGGCAGGTTGCCTTCAGGGTCAGTGTCGTTGGCCAGCACGTTGATGGTCAGCGGTACGCCCAGGGTCGCCACGCTGTCGGCGACAGCGGTCGGTGCACGGTTGGGCACGACGTTGACGGTCACCGTGGCCGGTTCGGACTTCAGCCCTTTGGCGTCCTGGGCGCGGTAGCTGAAGATCGCCGGGAAGGCCGTGGTGGCACCGACAGGCGGGGTATAGGTCACCGACGTGGTGCCATTGAGAGCCACCGTCCCCAGGCCTGTACCCGGTTGGGTGAGGTCGGTGATGGTCAGCGGCATGTCGCCATCGGGGTCGGTGTCGTTGGTCAGCAGGTTGAGGGTCAGCGGCACGCCGACACTGGTCCCGCCGACATCGGCCTGGGCCAGCGGCGGTTGGTTCTCGGCCGTGACCGGCGCATTACCGACCACCGTCACCGGCTCGACGTCACTGCCGCCACGGGCGGATTTGACCGTCACGGTGGCAGGGGGCTGGGTCAGATCGGTGACGGTCAGGGTCTGCAGCGTGCCGGACTTGGACAGGCGCCCATAGCCCTGGGCGACTAGGTCCGGTATCTGCACTTCATCACTGGAGCTGGCTTCGATCACCAGGCGTTTGCTGGCCCAGTCGAAGCGGGCGGTACTAACTTTCACCACGTCGCTGAGCTTGCTCGACAACGCCGTTGGCCGGGTACCGCCTGCGGTGCTGCTGGCGGTGACCACCACCACCGAAGGCGGTGCGGTCTGGTTCAACTGCTGGCTGAAGAACAGTCCGCTGTTGTCGGATAACAGGTTGAACTCGCAAGGCGAGGGTGGGCTGCCGACCAACGCCAGGCCATAGCGCATGCACAGGCTGGCATCGCTCGGTGCCTTGGCGAACACCTCGACGCGGGTACCGTTGCCGTTACGTTGATAGGTGGCACGCTCCAGGTTCACAGGTGTCTGCGCGCGTGGGTCGAGCACTTTGCCCGAGAGCGTGAACACGTTGGTCTGGATGTGTCCGGCCGGGCCGTCGATGGCCACGAAGTTGGTATTGAACGGGCTGCCGGTCACTGCCTCGGTGATATTGGGGTCGCCGATGAAGGTCTCGGTGGCGCCGGTGTCCGGGTTGAGCTCGGTATAGAAGCCCGTGGCGCTGCGCAGGAACGGCCCGATGTCGCCTTTGAGCGCGCCGCTGAAGTCACCCGGCGCGCCAATGCCGATGTCGCGGGTGATGTTGATCGCGCGCCGGCCGGGGGTGTTGACGACCACGGTTTCGACGCCGTAGGGGTGGGTGATGCGGTAGGTGCCGGCGGTCGGTACCGAGGCGCGGATGCGGATCCGGGCGAAGCTTTGCTGGTCGCCATCGACCGGGTTCTCGGCGGCGAAGGCCGCTTCGATGCCCGCGACGTAGACTTCCAGTTCATAGCCGCTGTTGCCCACGGCAGGAATCGAGGTTTCGGCCAGGAACCAGAACATCTCCGGCGGCCAGTTGTCCGGGAACACCAGCGGCAGCGTGTCGTCATACACGCCCGGCTCCGGCAGCAAGGTGCACATGTAGGCAGGTGCTCCGGGTGCGCCAGGTGCCCGTGAGCTAGTAGCACGCGACTGGCACAGCTCCAGCGACAGTTCGCTGGCGTCCTTGTACCACATCGGATAACCGCCGGTGGCCAGGGTGTAGGGGCCTGGATCGACCTCGGTGAGCGCAGCCGATACCGCGCCGCTGAGAGAGAGGGAAAGCCCGGCGGCGTAAAGTGCCCGGCGTGGCCAAGTGTTCATGCTGCCTCCTTGAAGGCGGAGCCTTTGTCTGTTCATGGCACCAGCACCACGTCTTCGCTGTCGCTACCGCCGTTGTCGCTGGTGACTTGCACCTTCGCGGGCGGAATCGGCGAGAGCCCTGTGCTCAATGTCTTCACCGCGCCGTTGCCGGAGAGGCTGCCGATCAGCGTGCCGTTGCCGGTGCGGGCGACCATGGCGGGCGGCGAGGTCTCGTCGCTGCTGCTGGCGACCAGGGTCAGCTGGCCGCTGGCCAAGCTGTATTCGGCACGGGTTATCGTCACCAGGTCGGTCAGCGGCAGGTTCGCGCTGGTGGCGGTGCTGGTGGGGATGGCCACGCTGTTGTCCGCGGTGACGGTCATGGTGGTTGGCAGCGTCGGGTCGAGCGTCGACTGGGCGTACCAGGTGCCGGTCTTGTTGGCCTCGGTCAGCGGCAGGTTGGGCGACTGGCTGGTGAGGTTCACGGCGGCCGGAGGTGGGGGCGCCAGGACGAAGACATCTTGCTGGGCGCGCAGGTCGCCGTTTTCGGTGTGCTTGGAATAGGTGCTGCGCTGGGGCAGCAACGGGGTCGGTAGATTGACCGTGGAGAGTTTGCCGGACACCGCGAACAGTTCGGTGCGCAGGTCGATGCCATTGGGGCCTTCGATCCGCACGAAGTTGGTGTTGAACGGGCTGCCGGTCACGGCTTCGTTGAGGTTCGGGTCGCCGATGAACCGCTCGCTCGCCCCGGTGCTGGGGTTGGTTTCGGTGTACGGCCCATTGACGCTGCGCAGGAACGGCCCGATGTCACCCTTGAGCGCCCCGGTGAAATTGCCGGGCGAGCCGATGCCGATGTCGCGGGTCATGTTGATCGCCCGCCGGCCCGGGGTGGCCACGTCGAACACCTCGACGCCGTAGGGGTGGGTGATGATGTAGGTGCCAGCGGTGGGCACATCGACGCGGATGCGCACGCGGGCGAAGCTGATTTGGTCGCCTTCGAGAGGGTCGCCACCGCCGAACGCGGCTTCGATCGCCGAGACGTACCCCAGGTTGACCCCGCGGGCGGCGTCATTGATTGCGGCATCGGCGGTGAACCAGAACGCCTCGTCAGGGAAGTTGCTGGGGAAGACGATTGGCTGGGTGTCGTCGAACACGCCCGGGGTCGGCAGCAGGGTGCACATGTACGACGGCGCACCAGGCGCCCCGGCCACCCGCGAGCTCACCGCCTTGGTCAGGCACAGGTCCAGTACCCGGCCATGGGTGTCCTGGTACCACGCGGCGAAGCCGCCGTTTTCCGGTGTGTAGGTGCCCTGGTCGACCGCATTGAGGGCGGCCTGGGCGGGAAGCTGGAGCATGCTGGCGAAGATCGCCACTGCCAGCGGGTGGGGTATCGGTCGGTGCATGAGTCAAACCCTCCTGCAAACGAGCCCATCGGGTGGGGCGTCTGCACAGGGATCGGCAACAGCCGTGCCACTTTTCTGATATTGCGCTGCAGGCCTTGTGGGACGTGGCTTTGGTGGATCCTCCAGAGCACTTCTGGGCCAAGCGGTGGTGGGCTGAGTCCCCCAGCATTGGGGAATTGGGGCGCGTGGTGTGGGGCGTTCTGTGCGTGGGTGAACCCGCTTCTCGACTGGCGTGATCGTGGTGGACGCGGGTTCATTCGTGAAAAGGCGTGCGCACAGATCGCCAGTGCCTTTACGTAAACGTAAGCTTTGTGCCAACCTGCCTCCCAACCGGATGACGGCCCGGGGATTCTGACGCACACTGCAACAAGTCCCGGAGCCCTTCCCCCGTGGGGGCACAGCTGGAGTAAACGATGGCGCGACAATTCCCAATAACAAACGCCTCCGACCCTTTGCAGGAATCCCGCCAGGCCCGGCTCAAGCTGGCCAACGAGGGCGAACTGCCCTCCGGGATGCTGCGCGAGGAGATCGATGCCTCCTGGCGTCGTAGCCTTGGCCATGGCCTGGACTGCCTGCAGGACGAACAAGTGGGCTTGGGCACCCGGCCGGGGCATGACCTGCGCTCGCTGCTCGAGCACAACCGCTTGCTGATCGACGCGGTGGCCCCGGAGCTCGATTACCTGGTCAAGCGCCAGGGCAAGAGCGGCATCGTCATCCTCGGTGACGCCCAGGCCAACGTTCTGGCCATCGAGGGCCAGACCCACGTACTCGGCCGCGAGGGCCTGCGTGACCTGCACCCTGGCAGTTGCTGGAGCGAGGCGCTACGCGGCACCAATGCCATCGGCACGGCGGTGGTCGAAGGCCGCCCGACGCTGATCAACTGTGGCGAACACTACCTGGACCGGCTGAGCCCGTTCTCGTGCACCTCGGTCCCCCTGCGTGACCCGCGCGGGGAAGTGATCGGCGTGCTGGACATCACCCGCGAAGGGGTGATGACCCAACCCCAGGACAACCTCTCCACCCTGATGCTCGCTGCCGGCAACATCGAAAGCCGGCTGTTCGGCCTGTGTCACCCCGAGCACCTGGTGCTGGCTTTCCACAGTCGCCCGCAATACCTCACCAGTGCCTGGCAGGGGCTGTTGGCCCTGAGCCTGGATGGCGAAGTGCTGGCGGCCAACGACAACGCCTGCCAGTTGTTGCAGGTCTCGCGCCAGGCGTTGATCGGCCGGCGCAGCAGCGATTTGCTCGGCGAACGCTCACCGGCCTTCATCGCCCGCCTGTGGCAGGGTGGGGTCAGCAGTGTGCAGACCGCCAAGGGCGAGTTTTTCTTCCGCGCCCTGCAACTGCCTCGTCACGGCAACCTCGGCGTCAGCGTGGCGCCTGGCAAACCCCTCAATTCGAACAAGTCCCCGGCCCTGGAAGCCCTGGCCGGCGGCGATGCGCGCCTGGCCCGAAGCCTGCGCATGGCGCGTCAGGGCCTGGTCAGTGGCCTGCCGGTGTTGCTGCTGGGCGAGACCGGCACCGGCAAGGAAGTGGCTGCCCGCGCCTTGCACCAGGCCAGCCCGCGCGCCGACAAACCCTTCGTTGCCGTCAACTGTGCGGCGATCCCCGAGGGGCTGATCGAGTCCGAACTGTTCGGCTACCGCGAGGGCGCCTTTACCGGCTCGCGCCGCGGCGGCATGGTCGGGCGCCTGATGCAGGCCCACGGCGGCACGTTGTTCCTCGACGAGATCGGCGACATGCCCCTGGCCCTGCAGGCACGACTGCTGCGGGTGCTGCAGGAGCGCCGAGTGGCCCCGTTGGGCGCCGGTGAGGAGCAGGACATCGACGTGGCGTTGATCTGCGCCACCCACCGTGACCTCAAGCGCCTGGTGGCCGAACAGCATTTTCGCGAGGACCTGTACTACCGGGTCAACGGCGTCTCCCTGCGCCTGCCGGCGCTGCGCGAGCGGGACGATCTGGCGAGCATCGTCGAGGGGCTGCTGGACAAGTTCGGCGCCAAGGGCGTGACCCTCGACCCGGCCTTGGCCGAGCTGCTCGAGGGCTTTGACTGGCCGGGCAACATCCGCCAGCTGGAAATGGTGCTGCGCACCGCCCTGGCCATGCGCGAGGAGGGTGAGCAGGTGCTGAGCCTGGAGCACCTGACCGACTGCCTGCTGGACGAGCTTGCCAGCGGCGCGGTGCCCTCCGGCAGCCTGCGTGAAAACGAGCTGGAACTGATCCGTGGGGCGTTGACCCGGCACCAAGGCAATGTTTCTGCCGCTGCCGAAGCCTTGGGCATCAGCCGGGCCACGCTGTACCGCAAGCTCAAGCACCTGCGCAGCTGACATGGGCGGCCTGTTCGCACGGCTGGTGGAAACCAGCGATCCGCTGCTGATGCGCCAGGCCCTGGCCTGGTTGTATGGTTTCGTGCGCCCGCACCGGCGGGCCATCGCCCTGCTGCTGGGGCTGTCGTTGTGCGCCTCGCTGCTGGCCCTGGCCCAGCCCTGGCTGGTCAAGACGCTGATCGACGAAGGCTTGCTGGCGCGCGATTACACGACTCTTTGGCACATGGCGGCGGTGATGATCTTGGCCGGCGTGCTCGGCACGCTGCTAGCAGGCATCAACCGCTACCTGCACACGCGCTTGTCGGGGCGCATTCTGTTTGCCCTGCGCGATGACCTCTATCGGCATCTGCAGCAGCTGTCGCCGACGTTCTACGGACGTCGGCGCACCGGCGACATCCTCTCCCGGCTCGACGGCGATGTCGCCGAGATCCAGCGTTTTGCCGTGGACTCGCTGTTTTCGGCGGTGTCCAGCGTGATCGGCCTGCTCGGTGCGCTGACCTTGATGCTGATGCTCTCCTGGCAGCTGTCGTTGTTGCTGGCGCTGTTGATTCCTGTCGAAGTGCTGTGGCTGCGCTGGATGCGGCGCAAGGTCGAGCGTGAGGTGCGCAGCCTGCGCGAGCGTTCGACGGACGTGTCGTCGTTTCTGGTCGAGACCCTGCCGGCCATGAAGTTCATCCAGGCAGCGGGCCAGCAAGGCCGCGAGGCCGGGCGCCTGGAGCAGCTCGGCCAAGGCTACATGGGCCAGTTGCTCAAGGTGCAGGTGACCGAGTTCTTCACCCAGGCGGTGCCCGGCACGCTTACCTCCTTGTGCCGCGCTTGTGCGTTTCTGGTCGGCGGCTGGTGGGTGATCCAGGGGACTTGGCAGTTGGGTGCGCTGATCGCCTTTTCCACCTACCTGGGGATGGCCGTGGGGCCGGTGCAGAGCCTGCTGGGTCTGTACGTGGCGGTGCAGCGCATGGCGGTGAGCCTGGGCCGGGTGATGGAGCTCAAGCAGGAGCCGGTGGCGGTGCATGAGGCCCCGTCGCCCAGGCCCATGCCGGACGGCCCGGGGGAGCTGCGTCTGGAGCGGTTGGCCTTTGCCCACGCCGGGCGCCAGGGCGCGGTGCTGCAGGAGGTGGACGTCTGCATCCCGGGCGGGCTGAAAGTCGCCATCAGCGGCGCCTCGGGTGTCGGCAAATCGACCCTGATCGACCTGCTGCAGCGCTTCTACGACCCCGATGCCGGGCGCATCCTGCTTGACGGCACGGACCTTCGCGAGCTGGACCTGCAGGCGTTGCGCCGGCGTATCGCGGTGGTCAGCCAGGACATCGTGCTGTTTCGCGGCACCCTGGCGCAGAACCTGGCCTACAGCACGCCCGAGGCCAGCCTGGCCGATCTGCAGCGGGTGGTGCGCCTGACCCAACTGGAGGGGTTGGTGCAAAGCCTACCGCTGGGCCTGGACGGGCTGTTGGGCGAGCGTGGCCAACAGCTGTCCGGCGGGCAGAAACAACGCATCGCCATTGCCCGCGCGCTGCTGCAGGATCCTGCGATCCTGGTGCTCGACGAGGCCACTTCGGCGGTGGACGAAGCCACCGAGCGTGAGGTCATCGCAGCTATCGACCAACTGTTCGCCGGTCGTACCCGCATCCTGATCAGCCATCGCGCCTCGACCCTCGCCGACGCCGACCTGCACCTGCAGTTGCACGA
Protein-coding regions in this window:
- a CDS encoding curlin encodes the protein MKRLNPLLLCLALAGQALQPSWADDLMDNADLALGNDLGEPVIVRLIPAGAGQMAVIEQQGSGNRAALDQNGQALLGRIVQAGGAQEAYILQEGSDLMASIVQQGQGNNAAIRQSGSNNSASIEQFGNYNTASIQQSGTGLTSAVTQAGNGQHVQITQYR
- a CDS encoding ABC transporter ATP-binding protein, whose amino-acid sequence is MGGLFARLVETSDPLLMRQALAWLYGFVRPHRRAIALLLGLSLCASLLALAQPWLVKTLIDEGLLARDYTTLWHMAAVMILAGVLGTLLAGINRYLHTRLSGRILFALRDDLYRHLQQLSPTFYGRRRTGDILSRLDGDVAEIQRFAVDSLFSAVSSVIGLLGALTLMLMLSWQLSLLLALLIPVEVLWLRWMRRKVEREVRSLRERSTDVSSFLVETLPAMKFIQAAGQQGREAGRLEQLGQGYMGQLLKVQVTEFFTQAVPGTLTSLCRACAFLVGGWWVIQGTWQLGALIAFSTYLGMAVGPVQSLLGLYVAVQRMAVSLGRVMELKQEPVAVHEAPSPRPMPDGPGELRLERLAFAHAGRQGAVLQEVDVCIPGGLKVAISGASGVGKSTLIDLLQRFYDPDAGRILLDGTDLRELDLQALRRRIAVVSQDIVLFRGTLAQNLAYSTPEASLADLQRVVRLTQLEGLVQSLPLGLDGLLGERGQQLSGGQKQRIAIARALLQDPAILVLDEATSAVDEATEREVIAAIDQLFAGRTRILISHRASTLADADLHLQLHDGQLQVRPQEVAGHGQ
- a CDS encoding Ig-like domain-containing protein, encoding MNTWPRRALYAAGLSLSLSGAVSAALTEVDPGPYTLATGGYPMWYKDASELSLELCQSRATSSRAPGAPGAPAYMCTLLPEPGVYDDTLPLVFPDNWPPEMFWFLAETSIPAVGNSGYELEVYVAGIEAAFAAENPVDGDQQSFARIRIRASVPTAGTYRITHPYGVETVVVNTPGRRAINITRDIGIGAPGDFSGALKGDIGPFLRSATGFYTELNPDTGATETFIGDPNITEAVTGSPFNTNFVAIDGPAGHIQTNVFTLSGKVLDPRAQTPVNLERATYQRNGNGTRVEVFAKAPSDASLCMRYGLALVGSPPSPCEFNLLSDNSGLFFSQQLNQTAPPSVVVVTASSTAGGTRPTALSSKLSDVVKVSTARFDWASKRLVIEASSSDEVQIPDLVAQGYGRLSKSGTLQTLTVTDLTQPPATVTVKSARGGSDVEPVTVVGNAPVTAENQPPLAQADVGGTSVGVPLTLNLLTNDTDPDGDMPLTITDLTQPGTGLGTVALNGTTSVTYTPPVGATTAFPAIFSYRAQDAKGLKSEPATVTVNVVPNRAPTAVADSVATLGVPLTINVLANDTDPEGNLPLAVASVTQPPVGRGTVSHNGTTVTYTPPATVTAPFTTTFTYVARDSIGALSGNGTVTVQVSPKPPTETLTVTAATVTARSNNRYNWDISGTSSVTTGNTVTVQVTTRNGLVTLGSTAVPLTGRWRVIVSNSTTLVPTATPSATIRTSQGTVRTVPVRLQ
- a CDS encoding sigma-54-dependent Fis family transcriptional regulator — protein: MARQFPITNASDPLQESRQARLKLANEGELPSGMLREEIDASWRRSLGHGLDCLQDEQVGLGTRPGHDLRSLLEHNRLLIDAVAPELDYLVKRQGKSGIVILGDAQANVLAIEGQTHVLGREGLRDLHPGSCWSEALRGTNAIGTAVVEGRPTLINCGEHYLDRLSPFSCTSVPLRDPRGEVIGVLDITREGVMTQPQDNLSTLMLAAGNIESRLFGLCHPEHLVLAFHSRPQYLTSAWQGLLALSLDGEVLAANDNACQLLQVSRQALIGRRSSDLLGERSPAFIARLWQGGVSSVQTAKGEFFFRALQLPRHGNLGVSVAPGKPLNSNKSPALEALAGGDARLARSLRMARQGLVSGLPVLLLGETGTGKEVAARALHQASPRADKPFVAVNCAAIPEGLIESELFGYREGAFTGSRRGGMVGRLMQAHGGTLFLDEIGDMPLALQARLLRVLQERRVAPLGAGEEQDIDVALICATHRDLKRLVAEQHFREDLYYRVNGVSLRLPALRERDDLASIVEGLLDKFGAKGVTLDPALAELLEGFDWPGNIRQLEMVLRTALAMREEGEQVLSLEHLTDCLLDELASGAVPSGSLRENELELIRGALTRHQGNVSAAAEALGISRATLYRKLKHLRS